A single region of the Pseudomonas mandelii genome encodes:
- a CDS encoding aspartate carbamoyltransferase catalytic subunit: protein MTPLETKRPLQLNDQGQLRHFLSLDGLRRELLTEILDTADSFLEVGARAVKKVPLLRGKTVCNVFFENSTRTRTTFELAAQRLSADVITLNVSTSSASKGETLLDTLRNLEAMAADMFVVRHGDSGAAHFIAEHVCPQVAIINGGDGRHAHPTQGMLDMLTIRRHKGGFENLSVAIVGDILHSRVARSNMLALKTLGCPDIRVIAPKTLLPIGIEQYGVKVYTDMTEGLKDVDVVIMLRLQRERMTGGLLPSEGEFYRLFGLTTARLAGAKPDCIVMHPGPINRGVEIESAVADGPHSVILNQVTYGIAIRMAVLSMAMSGQTAQRQFEQENAQ, encoded by the coding sequence ATGACGCCTCTAGAAACCAAGCGCCCGCTGCAGCTCAATGATCAGGGCCAGCTGCGCCACTTCCTCTCGCTCGACGGTTTGCGCCGCGAGTTGCTGACGGAAATCCTCGACACCGCCGACTCGTTCCTCGAAGTCGGCGCCCGGGCGGTGAAGAAAGTCCCGTTGCTGCGCGGCAAGACCGTGTGCAACGTGTTCTTCGAGAACTCCACCCGCACCCGCACCACCTTCGAGCTGGCGGCCCAACGGCTATCGGCCGACGTCATCACGCTGAACGTGTCGACCTCGTCGGCGAGCAAGGGCGAAACCCTGCTCGACACCCTGCGCAACCTGGAAGCCATGGCCGCCGACATGTTCGTCGTGCGCCACGGTGATTCCGGTGCGGCGCACTTCATTGCCGAACATGTCTGCCCGCAAGTGGCGATCATCAACGGCGGCGACGGCCGTCATGCGCACCCGACCCAAGGCATGCTCGACATGCTGACGATCCGCCGGCACAAGGGCGGCTTTGAAAACCTCTCCGTGGCCATCGTCGGCGACATCCTGCACTCGCGGGTGGCGCGCTCGAACATGCTGGCGCTGAAAACCCTCGGCTGCCCGGACATCCGTGTGATCGCGCCGAAAACCCTGCTGCCGATCGGCATCGAGCAATACGGCGTGAAGGTGTACACCGACATGACCGAAGGCCTGAAAGACGTCGATGTGGTGATCATGCTGCGCCTGCAACGCGAACGCATGACCGGCGGCCTGCTACCGAGCGAGGGCGAGTTCTACCGCCTGTTCGGCCTGACCACCGCGCGCCTGGCCGGGGCCAAGCCGGACTGCATCGTCATGCACCCGGGGCCGATCAACCGTGGGGTGGAGATTGAGTCGGCGGTGGCCGACGGTCCGCACTCGGTGATCCTCAACCAGGTCACCTACGGCATCGCGATTCGTATGGCCGTGTTGTCCATGGCCATGAGCGGGCAGACTGCGCAACGTCAATTCGAGCAGGAGAACGCCCAGTGA
- the pyrR gene encoding bifunctional pyr operon transcriptional regulator/uracil phosphoribosyltransferase PyrR has product MSLPNPAELISQMAIRLKAHLEHRGISEPRYIGIRTGGVWVAQALLDELGSDAPLGTLDVSFYRDDFSQNGLHPQVRPSALPFEIEGQHLVLIDDVLMSGRTIRAAMNELFDYGRPASVTLVCLLDLDAGELPIRPNVVGATLTLAAHERVKLSGPELKLELQDLAL; this is encoded by the coding sequence ATGAGCCTGCCCAATCCCGCCGAACTGATCAGCCAGATGGCGATCCGTCTCAAGGCACATCTGGAACACCGTGGCATCAGCGAACCGCGTTACATCGGCATTCGTACCGGCGGCGTCTGGGTCGCCCAGGCGTTGCTCGATGAACTGGGCAGTGATGCGCCCCTCGGCACCCTGGACGTGTCCTTCTACCGCGACGATTTCAGCCAGAACGGCCTGCACCCGCAAGTGCGCCCGTCCGCCCTGCCGTTCGAAATCGAAGGCCAGCACTTGGTGCTGATCGACGACGTGTTGATGAGCGGTCGAACCATCCGCGCCGCCATGAATGAACTGTTCGACTACGGCCGCCCGGCCAGCGTGACGCTGGTGTGCCTGCTGGACCTGGACGCCGGCGAGTTGCCGATCCGCCCGAACGTGGTCGGTGCGACGCTGACGCTTGCGGCCCACGAGCGGGTAAAGCTGTCCGGCCCGGAGCTCAAGCTCGAACTGCAAGACCTCGCCCTTTAA
- the ruvX gene encoding Holliday junction resolvase RuvX — MALRLILGFDYGTKQIGVAVGQVITGQARELCTLKAQNGIPDWNQVEALIKEWKPDAVVVGLPLNMDGTPSDMCLRAEKFARRLNGRYNLPFYTHDERLTTFEAKGERRDRGGQKGSYRDNPVDAIAAALLLQGWLDENTALFES; from the coding sequence ATGGCTCTGCGACTGATTCTGGGTTTTGACTACGGCACCAAACAGATCGGCGTTGCGGTCGGCCAGGTGATTACCGGTCAGGCCCGCGAGCTGTGCACCTTGAAGGCGCAAAACGGTATTCCCGACTGGAACCAGGTCGAAGCCCTCATTAAAGAGTGGAAGCCTGACGCCGTGGTCGTCGGCCTGCCCCTGAACATGGACGGCACGCCGAGCGACATGTGCCTGCGCGCGGAGAAATTCGCCCGCCGGCTCAATGGCCGCTACAACCTGCCCTTCTATACGCACGACGAACGCCTGACCACCTTCGAAGCCAAAGGCGAGCGGCGTGATCGCGGCGGGCAAAAAGGCAGTTACCGCGACAACCCGGTCGACGCCATCGCCGCCGCCCTGCTATTGCAAGGCTGGCTCGACGAAAACACCGCACTGTTCGAATCCTGA
- a CDS encoding YqgE/AlgH family protein: MKNVSPSYLKHHFLIAMPHMADPNFAHTLTYIVEHTANGAMGLVVNRPQDLNLADILEQLRPDIEPPVLCQHVPIFIGGPVQTDRGFVLHPSGKTFQATVDLEGDLSLSTSQDVLFAIADGVGPAKSVIALGYAGWEAGQLEAELAQNAWLTCPFDADILFNTSSELRLDAAAKHLGVNLSLLTSQAGHA, encoded by the coding sequence ATGAAGAACGTCAGCCCCAGCTACCTCAAGCATCACTTCCTGATCGCCATGCCTCACATGGCCGACCCGAACTTTGCGCACACCTTGACCTACATCGTCGAGCATACGGCCAATGGTGCCATGGGGCTGGTGGTCAACCGCCCGCAAGACCTGAATCTGGCCGATATCCTCGAGCAATTGCGCCCCGACATCGAACCGCCGGTGCTCTGCCAGCATGTGCCGATCTTCATCGGCGGCCCGGTGCAGACCGACCGTGGTTTTGTCCTGCACCCTTCGGGCAAGACCTTCCAGGCGACCGTTGATCTGGAAGGCGATCTTTCCTTGTCCACCTCCCAGGACGTGCTGTTCGCCATCGCTGACGGTGTCGGCCCGGCCAAAAGCGTCATTGCCCTCGGTTACGCTGGCTGGGAAGCCGGACAGCTTGAAGCCGAACTGGCGCAGAACGCCTGGCTGACCTGTCCGTTTGACGCCGACATCCTGTTCAACACCAGCAGCGAACTGCGCCTGGATGCAGCGGCCAAGCACCTCGGGGTCAATCTCAGCCTGCTGACCAGCCAGGCGGGCCACGCCTGA